Proteins co-encoded in one Brassica oleracea var. oleracea cultivar TO1000 chromosome C4, BOL, whole genome shotgun sequence genomic window:
- the LOC106336588 gene encoding protein SCAR1: MSLVRVEVRNVYGLGKTELHRDVDREDPKAVLDGVAVSGLVGILRQLGDLTEFATEIFHGIQEEVVLTASRSNKLKMRLKQIEDTVPSIQKAVLAQTNHIEFAYTGGLEWHPRIPNVQDYFVYDDLPQFIMVPYDDCRDPPRLHLLDKFDINGPGSCLKRYTDPTHFKRSSRASKLPVNKKKKSLPRSRDVSRVVSMANQSDRKMLTSLSFSGRTSSSKTASTVEIESKSDWQDHRSCSFDSRSGGEKLKGVFTPSRFTPGPRTIASVLSETESEDANDDSPSQDLTARGSSCVSWHEKAEIVEADTLKLETDEAPEVMETNAEPESGLKEHREVETVQDITPRGVEMDSEDETESEEDDFVDALYTIDSESDNDQEVQKKISNEITEEEFDNYVCEQDTENVSNSFGLEDEAMCAAASDLHLSSPASKPDEMIHQDPWEALDISNGTTHSYSNGFSNPLYDTNGVQEHQESEDESSCDNGEGTKLWTNGNLLGLKPSKPEIVEETIQETDAEALQKQPLREAHKADFDWFTSSPQLDHMKISFTPSETLPSSELKLKLPDEYTFTSFQLVPETGGGTSLPDSDSDKDTFCRSSSYVSDNSDIHSVSISEQQSEVESGERNSQQELYDSFHRAPSLSAPSSQFETSNGYLAGKISYLQNPADPLPPPLPPLQWMVSKVPSESFEDKNKKSFKDTLTRALEQQRSSLSTVKKEESNNVIAYDLKPENNKLSFKETLTRALEQRSYLSTVKKEEPNNIITYDPKPDNNKQSFKDTLTRALEQRSSLSTVKKEESNSVIGYDTKPENNVRDYKQGHVNAKETQAGDFLHQIRTKQFTLRRVVTTKASSSEATMSANFSVILEKASSIRQAVASDDGDGESDSWSDSDM; encoded by the exons ATGTCGCTTGTTAGGGTCGAAGTGAGAAACGTTTACGGTTTAGGTAAAACAGAGCTTCACAGAGACGTCGACCGTGAAGACCCTAAAGCAGTTCTCGATGGCGTCGCCGTTTCTGGACTCGTTGGGATCTTGCGTCAACTCGGTGATCTTACCGA GTTTGCAACAGAGATCTTCCATGGGATACAAGAAGAAGTTGTTCTTACAGCTTCAAGAAGCAATAAACTAAAGATGAGACTGAAGCAGATAGAAGATACTGTTCCTTCAATCCAGAAGGCAGTGCTTGCACAAACAAACCACATAGAATTTGCTTACACTGGAG GTCTTGAGTGGCATCCTCGTATACCAAATGTGCAAGATTACTTTGTTTACGACGACTTGCCACAGTTTATCATGGTTCCATATGATGATTGCCGTGACCCTCCACGGTTGCACTTGCTAGACAA GTTTGATATAAATGGTCCAGGGTCTTGTCTCAAACGATACACTGATCCTACTCATTTCAAAAGATCATCAAGAGCTTCTAAACTTCCAGTGAATAAG AAGAAGAAATCTCTGCCTAGGAGCCGAGATGTATCTCGTGTTGTCTCAATGGCTAACCAAAGTGACAG GAAGATGTTGACTTCTTTAAGCTTCAGTGGAAGAACCTCTTCCTCTAAAACTGCATCAACTGTGGAAATTGAGTCCAAATCTGACTGGCAAGATCATCGTTCTTGCTCTTTTGATTCGAGAAGTGGTGGAGAGAAACTGAAAGGTGTATTTACACCTTCAAGGTTTACACCAGGTCCCAGGACCATTGCTTCAGTTCTGTCTGAAACTGAAAGCGAAGATGCAAATGATGATAGTCCTTCTCAAGACCTAACAGCTCGTGGCTCTTCTTGCGTTAGTTGGCATGAGAAAGCTGAGATAGTGGAAGCTGATACTCTAAAACTTGAAACAGATGAAGCTCCTGAAGTAATGGAGACTAATGCTGAACCAGAATCAGGACTTAAAGAACATAGAGAGGTTGAAACTGTCCAAGATATCACACCAAGGGGAGTGGAAATGGACAGTGAAGATGAGACTGAAAGCGAAGAGGATGACTTTGTTGATGCGCTTTACACCATTGATTCGGAATCTGACAATGATCAAGAGGTTCAGAAGAAGATCTCCAATGAGATTACAGAAGAAGAGTTTGATAACTATGTGTGTGAGCAAGACACAGAGAATGTTTCTAACAGCTTTGGTCTAGAAGATGAGGCAATGTGTGCTGCTGCATCAGATCTACATTTATCATCACCTGCGAGTAAACCTGATGAGATGATTCATCAAGATCCATGGGAGGCTTTAGATATAAGCAATGGTACTACTCATAGCTACTCCAATGGCTTCTCAAATCCTTTGTATGATACTAATGGTGTCCAAGAACATCAAGAATCAGAAGATGAGAGTTCTTGTGACAACGGAGAAGGGACTAAGTTATGGACTAATGGAAATCTTTTGGGACTTAAGCCGTCGAAGCCGGAGATTGTAGAGGAAACCATCCAAGAGACTGATGCTGAAGCCTTGCAAAAGCAGCCCTTGAGAGAAGCTCACAAGGCTGATTTTGACTGGTTTACTTCATCTCCTCAACTTGATCACATGAAAATATCTTTCACTCCCTCAGAAACCTTGCCGAGTTCCGAACTGAAGCTGAAACTCCCAGATGAATACACGTTTACTTCGTTTCAGTTGGTACCAGAGACTGGTGGTGGTACTTCACTTCCTGATTCTGATTCAGACAAGGACACTTTCTGTAGATCATCTTCTTACGTTTCAGATAACAGTGACATTCACTCTGTCTCAATCTCTGAGCAGCAGTCGGAAGTAGAGTCAGGTGAAAGAAATAGCCAACAAGAGCTTTATGATTCTTTCCACAGAGCTCCTTCTCTCTCAGCTCCATCTTCACAGTTTGAAACATCAAATGGTTACTTAGCTGGAAAGATCTCTTACCTCCAGAATCCAGCTGACCCTTTACCGCCACCTCTCCCTCCGTTGCAGTGGATGGTTTCAAAGGTACCATCGGAGAGTTTCGAGGATAAAAACAAGAAGTCTTTTAAAGACACTCTCACCCGCGCATTGGAGCAGCAGAGAAGTTCTTTATCTACAGTCAAGAAAGAAGAATCAAACAATGTCATTGCTTATGATCTTAAGCCAGAGAACAACAAGCTGTCTTTTAAGGAGACTCTCACACGCGCATTGGAGCAGAGAAGTTATTTATCTACGGTCAAGAAAGAAGAACCAAACAATATCATTACTTATGATCCTAAACCAGATAACAACAAGCAGTCTTTTAAGGACACTCTCACACGCGCATTGGAGCAGAGAAGTTCTTTATCTACAGTCAAGAAAGAAGAATCAAACAGTGTCATTGGCTATGATACTAAACCAGAGAACAATGTGAGGGATTATAAGCAAGGTCATGTCAACGCAAAAGAGACACAAGCTGGAGACTTCTTGCATCAAATCCGAACAAAA CAATTTACCTTGAGACGTGTGGTAACTACAAAGGCATCATCATCGGAAGCTACGATGAGTGCCAACTTCAGTGTGATTCTAGAGAAGGCAAGCTCCATCCGACAG GCTGTTGCAAGCGACGATGGAGATGGTGAAAGCGATTCATGGAGCGATAGCGACATGTGA